In Pseudoalteromonas piratica, the genomic stretch AAAATTCAGCCATTACGGAAGAAACTATGGCTGCAGCGAATTTAATGGCTGACAGAGCTTCGAATATGAATAATTTATTGGCCTATTTCACGACTGAACAAACAGATACACGTCTTGAAACCAAGCGAGGCGAACTGCTATTAGAGAGTCAATACGCCTAATCTTTATGCCGGAAACAAAGTGTTATCGGTTAAACTTTGTTTCTAAAATGACCGAAGACGTTGTTCGTTCAACACCTTCTAAATTACCGATTAAATCTAAGGTATGGCTTAATTGCTCGAGAGACTCCTCTTCAACAATCGCAATTAAGTCATATTCGCCACTAATTGCATAGAGTTGTGTAATCGCCGTAAAACGTTTTAATTCAACATTGGTTTGTGTTGTTAGCTTTTGTTTTACTTTAATCGAAACATGTGCACTTACCCTATTTTGCAGATAAGCCTCACTCAATTTCACTGAATATCCTGTTATTACACCCGAGCTTTCCAATCGAGCTAATCGATTTTGTATGGTTGAACGGCTTAAAGCGAGCTTCCGAGAGAGGTCTGAAACGCTTAACCTTGCATTTTCTTTTAGCGCATTTATTAAGCTTTTATCTGCATCAGTGAGCATAATGATAATTGGATTGGTTATTTTGATAAATTTTAACGCCAATTTGGTTAATTTTAAACTACAAAATGGCACCAATTAACCCAATAATGGATAAATAATTAAATTCAGAAACTAACGAATCAGTTTAAGGAAACAGTAATGGCAGTAAATCGCGCTTTATTTGATGATGTAATGGTTCCAAACTATGCACCTTCTTCAGTAATTCCAGTTAAAGGTGAAGGTTCACGTGTATGGGATCAAGAGAATAATGAATTTATTGATTTCGCCGGTGGTATCGCGGTTAATTGTTTAGGCCACTGTCACCCTGCTCTAGTGAATGCACTTAAAGAACAAGCTGATAAACTTTGGCATCTTTCAAATGTTTGGACAAACGAACCAGCGTTACGTTTGGCTGATAAATTAGTGTCGTCTACATTTGCAGATAAAGTTTATTTTGCAAACTCTGGGGCAGAATCAAACGAAGCAGCATTAAAATTAGCTCGTCGTTTTGCATTAGATAAATTCGGCGCTGAAAAATCTAAAATTATTGCATTCAATAAAGGTTTCCACGGTCGTACATTCTTTACTGTTACAGTGGGTGGTCAAGCAGCGTATTCAGACGGTTTTGGTCCAAAACCTGGCGATATCGTACACTGCGATTACAATGATTTAGAATCATTTGCTGCTTTAATTGATGATAATACATGTGCGGTAATGCTTGAGCCATTACAAGGTGAAGGTGGTATTATTTCGCCAACACCTGAATTTATTCAAGGCGTACGTGAGCTTTGTGATAAACACAATGCACTATTAATATTTGATGAAGTACAAACGGGTGTTGGCCGCACTGGTACGCTATACGCTTATCAAGGTTTAGGCGTAACGCCTGACATTTTAACCACAGCTAAAGCACTTGGTGGTGGTTTCCCAATCGGCGCAATGATCACAACAACAGAAATCG encodes the following:
- a CDS encoding Lrp/AsnC family transcriptional regulator, whose protein sequence is MLTDADKSLINALKENARLSVSDLSRKLALSRSTIQNRLARLESSGVITGYSVKLSEAYLQNRVSAHVSIKVKQKLTTQTNVELKRFTAITQLYAISGEYDLIAIVEEESLEQLSHTLDLIGNLEGVERTTSSVILETKFNR
- a CDS encoding aspartate aminotransferase family protein; this encodes MAVNRALFDDVMVPNYAPSSVIPVKGEGSRVWDQENNEFIDFAGGIAVNCLGHCHPALVNALKEQADKLWHLSNVWTNEPALRLADKLVSSTFADKVYFANSGAESNEAALKLARRFALDKFGAEKSKIIAFNKGFHGRTFFTVTVGGQAAYSDGFGPKPGDIVHCDYNDLESFAALIDDNTCAVMLEPLQGEGGIISPTPEFIQGVRELCDKHNALLIFDEVQTGVGRTGTLYAYQGLGVTPDILTTAKALGGGFPIGAMITTTEIAKHLVIGTHGSTYGGNPLACAVAEAAFDTVNQTDVLEGVTAKEALFREGLEAINAKYDVFSEVRGKGLLLGAVLNEKYKGRARDFLNASSANGLMALVAGADVVRFTPSLVIPNEDIAEGLARFEKAVAAVVNG